From Arcobacter arenosus:
TCTTTTGATGTTGCATCAAATCTAATAACTGTAAATTTACCCATCTCTTCTTGTACATCTTTATTTTTGAAAGTTGTGTTATACATATAATCACATTGAGTACAGCTTCCATCTTCAAAAATAACAGCTAAAGGGGAATCTATTTTTGATAAATCACTTATATCTTTATACATAGAATTATCTTTTAAAGTATAAAAAGTTTTATTTTTAACTTTTTCTAAATAAGTTGTTAATTCCATATTTTTGTATTCTTTATTTTTTACATAATCAAGTATAAGTTTAAAGTTTGGTTCTGACCTATATCCATTTACTCTAACAACTTGTTCATTATTTTGGTTTAGAAAAATAATTGTTGGTGTATACATAACTTTTAAGTAATCAGCATACTCTTTTTCAGTCATACTTTGTTCTTCATTTAAAGCTAGTTCTCTACTACCTTTAATATTAATCCCAATTACATCAAAATTGTTTTGGATATATTCTTGGTTTTTTGCTCCCTCTTTGAAGTTATCATCAAGCATTTTTGTACAATATGGACAAAAATCAAGACTTAAAAATAAAATCACATGCTTATCTTCTTCCTTAGCTTCTTCAATATCTTCCCCAATATTTAAGAAACTTTCTTTGAACCAACTTGGCCACTCATGGTAAGAACCACCTGTAACTTTCCCTTTTTCATTTGCGTTTAGATTAGTTAAGAACATTGAAGCAATAAAGATTAAAGCTAATAGTTTTTTTAACATTTCCCCATCTCCCTTTTTTAGTTTATAAGGAAAATATTAGATTAACTCTACTTAAAAAGAATGATAAAAAATATTTATAAAACTTATATAAGTATAGTTTAAAATTAGTAGTCTCTTTTTGTATCAATTTTTCAAAAAGAAGAGTCTATTAGTTAGACTCTTCTTAGTTTTTAGTTCATATCTGGTTTTGGAGTTTTTTCAGTTATAACTGGTAACTGTGGATATGAGATTTCAGGTTTTTTACCTGTTAAAGATTTTAAGAATGTAACAATTTGAGAAGTCTCTTTATCTGTTAGTTTCATTCCTAATTGAATATCACCCATAAGTTTAACAGCTTGACCTAATGACCAAACATTACCATTATGGAAATATGGAGCAGTCTCTTCAATGTTTCTTAGAGTTGGAGTTTTAACCATTCCATCTTTTGTTCCTGTAAATCCACCAACATTTAAGTCATATTTTGAAGCATCAAATGGCATCATTGTTCCACCTAAACCAATATCATTATGACAGCTTGCACAACCTTTATCGATGAATACTTTTAGGCCAGTTTTCTCTTCTTTTGTTAATGCAGAAGTTTTACCATGCATAAAGGCATCAAATCTTGATGGAGTGATTAATGTTCTTTCAAAAACTGCAATTGTATCTGTGATTAATTCAAAAGTGATTTTTACATCTGGACCATATGCTTTTTTGAATTCTGCAACATAATCTGGCATTGAAGTAACTCTATCAAGTACTAATCCTTTAGGTGCTGCCATTTCAGGACCTGCTTGAACTGGTCCTTGAGCTTGTGCTTCTAGGTGTGGATCTCTACCATCCCAAAATTGTGCTTTGTTTAATACTGAGTTATAAACAGTAGGTGAGTTTAAGTGAGCAGGGTTTGGAGTCCATTTATGTCCAATTGCTGCTCCTACTCCATCAACACCACCCATTGCTAGGTTGTGACATGTGTTACATGAAATAATTCCAGACTTAGAAAGTCTTGGATCAAAGTATAGTTTTTTACCAAGTTCAACCTTACAATCAGTAATAGGGTTTTTTGGATTATCAACAAGTTTTAGAACTTCTAACTTTGATTGTGGAATTGGTTTTAGTCCAGCTTTTTTAGCTTGGTCTAATAAATCAGTGTCCCCCGCACCAAAAACACTTGAGCATGCGAAAACAACAGATGCCAAAATTATAGATTTTTTCATTTCTTTCTCCTCTTTGAAATATAATTACAATTTTAAAGAAAAAAAATGTGGAAATTCTGGGAAAATAAAAATAAGCTAAAAAATTTATTCTATTTTTTAAATTTGATAATAAACAAAGCACCAGATTTTGTATTTGTTGCTTCTAGTTTACCATCACTTTTTTCAATTATGATTTTTGACATATAAAGACCAATACCCAAACCTTTGTCTTTAGTAGTGAAATATGGCTCAAAAATCTTTTGAAGAAGTTCATTTTTTATTCCCCCTGCATTATCTCCAATCTCTATTTTGATTTCATTTTTTGAAACTTGAGTTTTAATTATGATTTTTGGATTTTTTGTTTTTCTTTTTAAAAACTCATCCTTTGCATTGTTTAGAATATTAAAAATAACTTGTAAAAATTCCCCTCGATAAGCTTTTATTTCTATAGTTTTATTTAAATTAGTTTCAATCTCAATTTCATGGTGAGTAAAACTATCTTTTAATAAATTTATTACTTCATTTACAGAAGAACTTAGGTTGAAAATCTCTTTATTATTGGTATTTCTAAAAAAATCTCTAAAATCATCAATTGTATTTGATAAAT
This genomic window contains:
- a CDS encoding cytochrome-c peroxidase; amino-acid sequence: MKKSIILASVVFACSSVFGAGDTDLLDQAKKAGLKPIPQSKLEVLKLVDNPKNPITDCKVELGKKLYFDPRLSKSGIISCNTCHNLAMGGVDGVGAAIGHKWTPNPAHLNSPTVYNSVLNKAQFWDGRDPHLEAQAQGPVQAGPEMAAPKGLVLDRVTSMPDYVAEFKKAYGPDVKITFELITDTIAVFERTLITPSRFDAFMHGKTSALTKEEKTGLKVFIDKGCASCHNDIGLGGTMMPFDASKYDLNVGGFTGTKDGMVKTPTLRNIEETAPYFHNGNVWSLGQAVKLMGDIQLGMKLTDKETSQIVTFLKSLTGKKPEISYPQLPVITEKTPKPDMN
- a CDS encoding thioredoxin family protein; the encoded protein is MLKKLLALIFIASMFLTNLNANEKGKVTGGSYHEWPSWFKESFLNIGEDIEEAKEEDKHVILFLSLDFCPYCTKMLDDNFKEGAKNQEYIQNNFDVIGINIKGSRELALNEEQSMTEKEYADYLKVMYTPTIIFLNQNNEQVVRVNGYRSEPNFKLILDYVKNKEYKNMELTTYLEKVKNKTFYTLKDNSMYKDISDLSKIDSPLAVIFEDGSCTQCDYMYNTTFKNKDVQEEMGKFTVIRFDATSKEKIITPDGTTTTPYDWAKQISLDYRPGILLFDDKKEIARIDALLFSFHFKELFRYVSGEYYKEYPTFLDYLGPRQQELINAGINIDLSDKI